The following proteins are encoded in a genomic region of ANME-2 cluster archaeon:
- a CDS encoding type II toxin-antitoxin system VapC family toxin yields the protein MKGILEMNGTDRYLIDTNILIYFLQGEEVASSFFKNIMDKELCISLINKIEVLAFPDISENEETEIKQFLLNFVTLNVDDPVAEETIRIRKMYKLKLGDALISATSIMHDAVLVSRNEKDFGKVDGLKFLNPYSAEMK from the coding sequence TTGAAAGGGATATTAGAAATGAATGGGACAGACAGATATCTAATTGATACGAATATTTTGATATATTTCTTGCAGGGGGAGGAAGTAGCCTCATCTTTTTTCAAGAATATAATGGATAAAGAGCTTTGCATTTCTTTGATCAATAAAATCGAAGTATTAGCTTTTCCAGACATTTCTGAGAATGAAGAAACGGAGATCAAACAGTTTTTATTGAATTTTGTCACTCTTAATGTTGATGATCCGGTAGCAGAAGAAACCATACGGATAAGGAAGATGTATAAATTGAAATTGGGGGATGCCCTTATTTCTGCAACATCCATAATGCATGATGCTGTACTTGTTTCAAGAAATGAGAAGGATTTTGGCAAAGTTGATGGGCTGAAGTTCTTGAATCCTTATAGCGCTGAAATGAAATGA
- a CDS encoding small nuclear ribonucleoprotein (Enables 3` processing of polyadenylated mRNAs and tRNA precursors) — translation MGKRPLDILNNTLGKPVIIKLKGERIFRGTLEGYDIHMNLVLDDAKELSDSENEKTLGTVVIRGDNVVYISP, via the coding sequence ATGGGTAAAAGACCTCTTGACATTCTAAATAATACACTGGGCAAGCCTGTCATTATCAAATTAAAAGGTGAACGCATTTTCAGGGGTACACTTGAAGGTTATGACATTCACATGAACCTGGTACTGGACGATGCAAAAGAATTATCAGACAGCGAAAATGAAAAAACACTGGGTACAGTAGTGATCAGAGGTGACAATGTGGTATATATCTCACCATAG
- a CDS encoding ZPR1 zinc finger domain-containing protein, with the protein MNKDPEPFITKTNCPLCQNSIIITWQPDNIPFFGDVMHTCSQCDCGFKYADTMILTQREPMRFTLEVESAEDLDIRVIRSISGTIRIPELGINIEPGPASESYVSNIEGVLCRIEDVVGMVTRWEDEPPGSIERAHEILESLRQVRLGELGITIIIEDPLGNSAIISDKAISEVMIPEEAKGLKTGDIILEKDELPNHFTE; encoded by the coding sequence GTGAATAAGGATCCCGAACCTTTTATTACTAAAACCAACTGTCCGCTGTGCCAAAACTCCATTATAATTACCTGGCAGCCGGATAATATCCCGTTTTTTGGCGATGTTATGCATACATGCTCCCAATGTGACTGTGGGTTCAAGTATGCTGATACAATGATCTTAACCCAGCGCGAGCCCATGAGGTTTACCCTGGAAGTGGAATCGGCCGAGGATCTGGATATAAGGGTGATACGCTCTATTTCCGGGACTATCAGGATCCCTGAACTTGGAATTAATATCGAACCCGGACCTGCAAGTGAATCCTATGTATCAAATATTGAAGGTGTGCTGTGCCGCATTGAGGATGTCGTGGGTATGGTTACAAGATGGGAAGATGAGCCGCCAGGGAGTATAGAAAGGGCACACGAGATACTTGAGTCATTACGGCAGGTGAGGCTGGGTGAGCTTGGTATTACTATTATTATCGAGGACCCACTGGGTAATAGTGCAATAATATCTGATAAGGCCATAAGTGAGGTCATGATACCGGAAGAAGCAAAAGGTCTGAAAACCGGTGACATCATATTGGAAAAGGATGAACTGCCTAATCATTTTACGGAATAG
- a CDS encoding DUF356 domain-containing protein: MKSFAVIRAESNIKVNVALRDLVRYGHLSFDDSPKKLDPEEADKVLEDVMHTNLRKNCNSAAVVPLGDHASSAIGRLKKIHPPAHIIIVSPRHDVFSLLAKDIDEMPEMELGAGSDEEYQDF, encoded by the coding sequence ATGAAATCGTTTGCAGTAATAAGGGCTGAGAGCAACATAAAGGTAAATGTAGCACTCAGGGACCTGGTCAGGTACGGTCATTTATCCTTTGATGATAGCCCGAAAAAACTGGACCCTGAAGAGGCAGATAAAGTATTGGAGGATGTAATGCACACCAACCTAAGGAAAAACTGCAATTCAGCTGCAGTAGTTCCCCTGGGAGACCATGCAAGTTCAGCCATTGGAAGATTAAAAAAGATCCATCCCCCAGCCCATATTATAATAGTAAGCCCAAGGCATGATGTATTCTCATTACTTGCCAAGGACATTGACGAAATGCCTGAAATGGAATTGGGTGCCGGAAGCGATGAGGAATACCAGGATTTTTAA
- a CDS encoding DEAD/DEAH box helicase family protein, with product MNNMDGSINQFPEQEARDNIDKQLNAAGWAVQDKDKIDWNESIGIAIREYQTDVGPTDYVLFVERRPVGIIEAKKEEEGHKLISHEPQSDFYAKSKLKYLDNDPLPFVYESTGTITRFTDYRDPKPCSRTVFTFHRPETFKEWLKEGTSLRARVLDIPELPESVLRNCQINAIKNLEISFKENKPRSLIQMATGSGKTYTAITSIYRLLKFADAKWILFLVDTKNLGEQAEQEFMAYQPSDDNHKFTELYNVQRLHSNYISPDSHVCISTIQRLYSILKGEELDEEAEESNPNESKWDPKESMPVIYDASIPIEFFDFIVIDECHPSIYDLWKQVLEYFDAFLIGLTATPDKRTFGFFNENVVSEYSHEEAVVDGVNVGYDVYIIETEISQYGATIKANEYVDKRERLSRRKRWEQLDEDVSYSKKDLDKDIVNPSQIRNIIRAFKNKLPEIFPGRKEVPKTLIFAKTDSHADDIIQIVREEFNEGNEFCKKITYKTEEDPKSILTQFRNAYNPRIAVTVAMISVGTDVKPLECLLFMRDVKSKNYFEQMKGRGTRILGYDDLKKVTPSAFSAKTHFVVVDAVGVTKSIKTDSRPLERKRAIPMKDLLAAVTMGARDEDLFTSLASRLTRLEKQLTDAEKETFKEKANGKTINQTVKDLLNAYNPDKIEDEAEELKRENPEITKTQAYEMAKENLSKTATSTFSGELNGYIENVRRVHEQIIDTVNIDEVTKAQWGEDAADKAREIVNDFFEYMEEHKDEIMAISIFYNQPYRLRELTSSMVKDILEKLKMDKPLLAPLYVWQAYEQLEKVNGKSPKSELVALVSLIRRVTGIDDKLTAYDKTVDRNFQKWVFEKQAGVLKFNDEQMNWLRMMKEHIATSFHIEVEDLDYTPFDAHGGRGMMFQLFGSEMNTVISEMNEALAV from the coding sequence ATGAATAATATGGATGGATCTATAAATCAATTTCCTGAACAGGAGGCAAGAGACAATATTGATAAACAGCTCAATGCCGCTGGGTGGGCAGTTCAGGATAAAGATAAAATTGATTGGAATGAAAGTATCGGTATAGCCATCCGTGAATATCAAACCGATGTTGGGCCTACTGATTATGTATTATTTGTTGAAAGAAGACCTGTTGGAATAATAGAGGCAAAAAAAGAAGAAGAGGGACACAAACTTATTTCTCATGAACCCCAATCGGATTTTTATGCAAAAAGTAAGCTTAAATACCTTGACAATGACCCGCTTCCGTTTGTTTATGAAAGTACAGGAACTATAACCCGATTTACTGATTACAGAGATCCAAAACCGTGTTCAAGGACTGTATTTACTTTTCATAGACCTGAAACTTTCAAAGAATGGCTGAAGGAGGGTACTTCATTAAGGGCAAGAGTGTTGGATATTCCCGAACTTCCGGAATCCGTTTTAAGAAACTGCCAGATAAATGCAATCAAGAATCTTGAAATATCCTTCAAGGAAAACAAGCCGCGATCTTTGATACAGATGGCCACAGGTTCCGGTAAAACCTACACAGCAATTACATCTATCTACCGTTTACTAAAGTTTGCTGATGCAAAATGGATATTATTTTTGGTTGATACCAAAAACCTCGGAGAACAGGCAGAACAGGAATTTATGGCATATCAGCCATCTGACGATAACCACAAATTTACTGAACTATATAATGTTCAGCGGTTGCACTCAAACTATATTTCACCAGACAGCCATGTGTGCATCAGTACTATTCAGAGGCTTTATTCTATTTTAAAAGGCGAAGAATTGGATGAAGAGGCAGAGGAATCAAATCCGAATGAGAGTAAATGGGATCCGAAAGAATCGATGCCGGTTATTTATGATGCAAGTATACCGATAGAATTCTTCGATTTTATTGTAATAGATGAGTGTCACCCTTCAATCTATGATCTGTGGAAACAGGTGCTTGAATATTTTGATGCTTTTCTGATTGGATTAACAGCCACGCCTGATAAAAGGACATTCGGTTTTTTCAATGAGAATGTTGTTAGTGAATATTCTCACGAGGAAGCTGTGGTAGACGGTGTGAATGTTGGATATGATGTTTACATAATTGAGACTGAAATTTCACAATATGGGGCAACTATAAAAGCCAATGAGTATGTGGATAAACGCGAAAGGCTAAGCAGAAGGAAACGGTGGGAACAACTGGATGAAGATGTATCTTACTCCAAAAAGGATCTGGATAAAGATATTGTGAATCCCAGCCAGATTAGAAATATCATCCGGGCTTTTAAAAACAAATTGCCTGAGATATTTCCGGGTAGAAAAGAAGTCCCAAAGACTCTAATTTTTGCAAAAACCGACAGCCATGCTGATGATATTATCCAGATAGTCAGAGAAGAATTTAATGAGGGTAATGAGTTTTGTAAGAAAATCACTTATAAAACCGAAGAAGACCCGAAATCTATACTTACACAATTCAGAAATGCTTATAATCCGAGAATTGCCGTTACCGTGGCTATGATCTCGGTGGGTACTGATGTTAAACCCCTTGAATGTCTGCTTTTTATGCGTGATGTGAAAAGCAAAAACTACTTTGAGCAGATGAAAGGGCGAGGTACTCGCATATTAGGTTATGATGATTTGAAAAAGGTCACTCCCTCGGCGTTTTCAGCAAAAACACATTTTGTTGTTGTGGATGCTGTAGGGGTTACAAAATCAATAAAAACCGACAGCCGCCCTCTGGAGCGGAAACGCGCCATTCCAATGAAGGATCTACTTGCCGCTGTAACTATGGGGGCCAGGGATGAAGACCTGTTCACTTCACTTGCAAGCCGCCTTACCAGACTGGAAAAACAACTTACTGATGCGGAAAAGGAAACGTTTAAAGAAAAGGCAAACGGCAAGACTATTAATCAAACTGTAAAAGACCTGTTGAATGCTTATAATCCGGATAAGATCGAAGATGAAGCTGAGGAGCTGAAGCGGGAAAATCCTGAGATTACAAAAACCCAGGCTTACGAGATGGCAAAGGAAAACTTAAGCAAAACGGCGACTTCAACTTTTAGCGGAGAACTTAATGGATACATTGAAAATGTCCGAAGGGTTCATGAACAGATCATTGATACTGTGAATATTGATGAAGTCACAAAAGCGCAGTGGGGAGAAGATGCTGCAGATAAAGCCAGAGAAATTGTAAATGATTTTTTTGAGTATATGGAAGAGCATAAGGATGAGATAATGGCGATTAGCATTTTTTATAATCAGCCATATAGGCTCAGGGAGTTGACTTCCAGTATGGTTAAAGATATTCTTGAAAAATTGAAAATGGATAAACCCTTGCTTGCACCGCTGTACGTATGGCAGGCATACGAGCAACTTGAAAAGGTGAACGGGAAAAGCCCGAAGAGTGAGCTGGTAGCACTTGTTTCTCTTATCCGTAGGGTAACAGGTATTGATGATAAACTGACAGCCTACGATAAAACAGTGGACCGAAATTTCCAAAAATGGGTATTTGAAAAACAAGCCGGAGTATTAAAGTTTAATGATGAGCAGATGAACTGGCTGAGAATGATGAAGGAACATATTGCAACAAGTTTTCATATTGAAGTGGAAGATCTTGACTACACACCATTTGACGCACACGGAGGACGCGGCATGATGTTCCAGCTCTTCGGGAGTGAAATGAATACTGTGATTAGTGAAATGAATGAGGCGCTGGCAGTATGA
- a CDS encoding nucleotidyltransferase family protein, which produces MIQKTNVNEVESIMKKLKDSMAILRDKYNVKNLEIFGSYVRGEQKMRSDLDILVEFTETIDLFKYIELENYMGEILGVKVDLVMKDTLKPRIKDRILNEAIPV; this is translated from the coding sequence ATGATACAGAAAACTAATGTGAACGAAGTTGAAAGTATAATGAAGAAACTCAAAGATAGTATGGCAATCCTTAGAGATAAATACAATGTTAAAAATCTGGAAATCTTTGGTTCTTATGTTCGGGGCGAACAGAAAATGAGAAGCGATTTAGATATTTTAGTTGAGTTCACTGAAACTATTGATTTATTCAAGTATATAGAACTTGAGAATTATATGGGTGAAATACTTGGCGTTAAAGTTGATCTTGTGATGAAAGATACACTGAAGCCACGCATAAAAGATAGAATATTGAATGAGGCTATACCAGTATGA
- a CDS encoding DUF86 domain-containing protein → MKKRDYGDFVQDILDSINDVENFIDGMEFEDFIKDKKTIYSVVRAIEIIGEAAKNVPEQIRKKYPDVPWKQMAGMRDKLIHEYFGVDLEILWKTAKDDVPQLEIPVSKVFEDMGQSE, encoded by the coding sequence ATGAAGAAACGGGATTATGGAGATTTTGTTCAAGACATACTTGATTCTATAAATGATGTCGAAAATTTCATTGATGGAATGGAGTTCGAGGATTTCATAAAAGATAAAAAGACTATTTATAGTGTGGTTCGAGCCATCGAAATAATCGGGGAAGCTGCCAAAAATGTTCCAGAACAAATAAGAAAGAAATATCCGGATGTCCCATGGAAACAGATGGCAGGTATGAGGGACAAGCTTATTCATGAATATTTCGGGGTTGATCTGGAAATTCTATGGAAAACTGCAAAGGACGATGTGCCTCAATTGGAAATTCCGGTTTCAAAAGTTTTTGAAGATATGGGGCAAAGTGAATGA
- a CDS encoding DUF86 domain-containing protein gives MKKDRDIRLYLDDILEAIGKIEKYTEGLDFEKFRTDDKTGDAVIRNFLVIGEAVKKIPPGIRKKNPDIPWKIIAGMRDKLIHKYFGIRYDVVWETIELRLPSLRLDIQKILDQMDKEMEQA, from the coding sequence ATGAAAAAGGATAGAGATATCAGGCTTTACCTTGATGATATTCTTGAAGCAATCGGGAAGATAGAAAAATACACAGAGGGTTTGGATTTTGAAAAATTCAGAACGGATGATAAAACAGGCGATGCAGTCATAAGGAATTTTTTAGTTATCGGGGAGGCTGTCAAGAAAATTCCCCCTGGCATAAGGAAGAAAAATCCTGATATCCCCTGGAAAATAATTGCCGGAATGCGTGATAAGCTGATTCATAAATACTTTGGAATCAGGTATGATGTGGTATGGGAAACAATTGAATTGAGATTGCCTTCGCTCAGGCTGGACATACAGAAAATCCTGGATCAGATGGATAAGGAAATGGAACAGGCATGA
- the sepF gene encoding cell division protein SepF translates to MAALKELFKGAAKSKSNVDEYVDLDLSDYEEVIENEPAEMYIRIAELNNLNELPDLKKEVYDGNLLLVDISLLKRDKFNLDRAIKELKQVVEDVHGDIAGVGEEQVIVAPMGVRIDRSKIFGGK, encoded by the coding sequence ATGGCAGCACTCAAAGAACTATTTAAGGGCGCAGCGAAGTCCAAATCCAATGTTGACGAATATGTGGACCTTGATCTCAGTGATTATGAAGAGGTAATTGAGAACGAACCGGCAGAGATGTATATCCGCATTGCAGAACTTAATAATTTGAATGAATTACCTGACCTCAAGAAGGAAGTATATGATGGCAATTTGCTTTTAGTTGATATTTCTTTGTTAAAAAGGGACAAATTCAATCTCGACCGTGCTATCAAGGAACTTAAACAAGTAGTGGAAGATGTCCACGGCGATATTGCCGGTGTGGGTGAAGAGCAGGTGATCGTTGCCCCTATGGGTGTCAGGATCGACCGTTCAAAGATTTTCGGTGGCAAATAG
- a CDS encoding ATP-binding cassette domain-containing protein, which translates to MNTPAIETFNLTRRFDDIVAVDNINIQVNNGELFGLLGPNGAGKTTLINMLSTMITPSNGSAQVWGADITKHPSEVRKNIGMVFQGTTLDDRLTGKENLDLHGRLYGLPKQLRKERIADVLKLVELNDKADVIVKTYSGGMMRRLEIARGLMHHPKVLFLDEPTLGLDPQTRNHIWDYIRQLNKEKNVTIMLTTHYMEEADHLCNRIAIIDFGQVKALDTPENLKNALGGDVIILTVETGELASRLLDLYNKNGSAGSVQQKDSSIFITIKDGAGRIPHVLKIASDAGINILSVDLHRPTLDDVFLSYTGRAIREEETSSVDRITYNLQARRR; encoded by the coding sequence ATGAACACACCCGCCATTGAGACATTCAACCTGACCCGCAGATTTGATGACATAGTGGCAGTAGACAACATCAATATCCAGGTAAACAATGGAGAACTATTCGGCCTTTTAGGGCCAAACGGTGCAGGCAAGACCACACTCATCAACATGCTCTCCACCATGATAACACCAAGTAACGGCAGTGCACAAGTATGGGGAGCCGACATCACCAAACACCCCTCAGAGGTCAGGAAAAATATTGGCATGGTGTTCCAGGGTACCACCCTTGACGACAGGCTCACAGGCAAGGAAAACCTGGACCTTCACGGGCGGCTGTACGGCCTGCCAAAACAATTGCGAAAAGAAAGGATCGCAGACGTACTGAAACTGGTCGAACTCAATGATAAAGCCGATGTGATCGTCAAAACATATAGTGGCGGGATGATGAGACGCCTGGAAATTGCCAGGGGACTCATGCACCACCCAAAAGTACTGTTCCTTGATGAACCCACCCTCGGACTTGACCCCCAGACCCGCAACCATATATGGGACTACATACGGCAACTGAATAAGGAAAAAAACGTCACCATCATGCTGACAACACACTATATGGAAGAGGCTGACCACCTGTGCAACCGCATAGCCATAATCGACTTTGGTCAGGTAAAAGCCCTGGACACGCCAGAGAACCTGAAGAATGCACTGGGTGGGGATGTGATCATACTTACCGTGGAAACCGGGGAACTTGCTTCAAGACTACTCGACCTATACAACAAGAACGGTTCTGCCGGAAGTGTCCAGCAAAAGGACAGCAGCATATTTATTACTATCAAGGACGGGGCGGGGCGGATACCTCATGTCCTAAAGATCGCATCCGATGCTGGTATCAATATCCTGTCCGTAGACCTGCACCGCCCCACACTTGACGATGTATTCCTATCCTACACAGGCAGGGCCATCAGGGAAGAAGAGACCAGCAGTGTTGACAGGATAACCTATAATCTCCAGGCAAGGAGGCGCTGA
- a CDS encoding nucleotidyltransferase family protein, whose product MKKKIDQIIRKLRENKPVLEEKYKVKTLGVFGSYVRGEQKEGSDLDILVEFQEPVGLFKFMELEEFLGKNTGVKVDLVSRKALKPRIGKYILEEVINV is encoded by the coding sequence ATGAAAAAGAAAATTGACCAGATTATCAGGAAGCTTCGGGAAAATAAGCCTGTTCTTGAAGAGAAATATAAAGTCAAAACGCTCGGAGTTTTTGGCTCATACGTCAGAGGAGAACAAAAGGAGGGGAGTGATCTGGATATTCTTGTGGAATTCCAGGAACCTGTAGGTCTTTTCAAATTTATGGAACTTGAAGAATTCCTTGGGAAAAATACTGGGGTTAAAGTTGATCTTGTATCCAGGAAGGCTTTAAAACCAAGAATTGGCAAGTATATCCTTGAAGAGGTAATTAACGTATGA
- a CDS encoding ABC transporter permease encodes MADHASAFSENIVIALNTVYTMWLREMLRFKRSKSRIIGSLATPLFFLVILGTAFNSSFEMRSGGQTNIGFLAPGIIGMTILFSSLVGGVSIIWDREFGFLKEILIAPVPRFFVALGKALGGVTTAMIQGTLIMLIAFVIGVEFQSYLGMAASVGVMLLIGLGFIGLGIALASQTESHEGFQMIMTFITMPVLLLSGAFFRIGDLPSWLKTLVYLDPLTYGIMALRYTLMGETEIPIHICIAVLFLFAAATIGLGGYMFQKAKA; translated from the coding sequence ATGGCAGACCATGCGTCAGCTTTTTCTGAAAATATCGTCATTGCACTGAACACAGTATATACCATGTGGCTCCGTGAAATGCTCAGGTTCAAGAGGTCAAAGAGCAGGATCATTGGTTCCCTGGCCACACCCCTGTTCTTTCTGGTAATCCTGGGTACAGCATTCAATTCATCATTTGAGATGCGCAGCGGCGGACAGACTAATATCGGTTTTTTAGCCCCCGGTATCATCGGTATGACCATCCTGTTCTCATCCCTTGTAGGAGGTGTCAGCATCATCTGGGATCGGGAATTCGGATTCTTAAAGGAAATACTCATTGCCCCGGTGCCCAGGTTCTTTGTGGCACTGGGAAAGGCACTGGGAGGTGTGACCACAGCTATGATACAGGGCACATTGATCATGCTGATAGCATTTGTCATCGGGGTAGAATTCCAGTCCTATCTTGGGATGGCTGCCAGTGTGGGTGTGATGCTTCTCATAGGCCTTGGTTTTATAGGGCTGGGCATTGCCCTGGCCTCACAGACCGAGAGCCATGAAGGGTTCCAGATGATAATGACTTTCATCACCATGCCTGTACTACTGCTAAGCGGTGCATTTTTCAGGATAGGTGACCTGCCTTCATGGCTGAAAACGCTGGTCTATCTTGACCCGCTTACATACGGTATCATGGCGCTGCGATATACCCTGATGGGCGAGACCGAGATTCCAATACACATATGCATTGCAGTTTTATTCCTATTTGCTGCTGCCACTATCGGTCTGGGTGGTTACATGTTCCAAAAGGCAAAGGCCTGA
- a CDS encoding DUF1947 domain-containing protein — translation MKTKPRHQLRKSQQKEMINTIRNILEDADTVIGNKRIELAQAEDQKLILVDGKPLFFITDGKPFFTVQGALELQPQKRLVIVDAGAVSFIAKGADIMRPGIVSADSGIDEGDLVIIVEQTHGKPLAIGRALVSGEQMIGDSGKVIKTIHYVGDRIWNIEL, via the coding sequence GTGAAAACAAAACCCAGGCATCAACTCCGGAAAAGCCAGCAAAAAGAAATGATCAATACGATCAGGAATATTCTAGAGGATGCCGACACTGTTATTGGAAATAAGCGCATAGAGTTAGCCCAGGCAGAGGATCAAAAACTGATACTTGTGGATGGAAAACCGCTCTTTTTCATTACAGATGGTAAGCCATTCTTTACTGTCCAGGGCGCATTGGAACTCCAACCTCAAAAAAGGCTGGTAATAGTAGATGCAGGTGCCGTTTCATTTATTGCCAAAGGAGCGGATATCATGCGCCCGGGTATTGTCTCTGCCGATTCTGGTATTGATGAAGGGGATCTAGTCATAATTGTAGAGCAGACGCATGGCAAACCCCTGGCCATTGGCAGGGCGCTGGTATCCGGTGAACAAATGATCGGAGATAGTGGAAAGGTTATCAAGACAATACATTATGTGGGTGACAGGATATGGAATATCGAACTGTAA
- a CDS encoding 50S ribosomal protein L37e, whose protein sequence is MSKGTPSMGKRQKRLHIKCRRCGRVSLNIHKKVCVACGFKKTTRMRSYKWQRKSGLNGD, encoded by the coding sequence ATGTCAAAAGGTACTCCATCAATGGGAAAGAGGCAGAAGCGCCTCCATATCAAGTGCAGGCGTTGCGGCAGAGTTTCATTGAATATTCATAAGAAGGTTTGTGTTGCATGCGGATTCAAAAAAACAACTCGTATGAGAAGTTATAAATGGCAGAGGAAATCAGGATTAAATGGCGACTGA
- the purF gene encoding amidophosphoribosyltransferase, producing MRESCGIVGLALNDRESDNAALPIYYALYALQHRGQESTGITVHDGKSAGTLKGMGLVPDVFKKYNLGDLKGFVGIGHVRYSTTGDSTIENSQPLIVNFMDRTIAIAHNGNLVNSADLVAEFEAKGQVFLTSSDTEVIARLLVKELLRTDILGAVEEVMKRLVGSYSLTILVDDTLVVVRDPLGFKPLCLGELDGGYVVTSESAAIDTIGGKLIRDVRPGEVLIFKDGRYSSHHLFKTKNTAHCVFEYIYFARADSIIDGQLVYQTRIRIGERLLDEHAIDADIISPVPDSGITFAIGYSKKSGIDYIEGLMKNRYIGRTFIMPDQKMRETAVRLKLNTIRQNLEGKKVILMDDSIVRGTTSRRIVDMVRKAGAEEVHTRIGSPPIVSPCYLGIDMATREELVAAHKTVAGVEAVINADSLGYVSVEGLVEAVGIPADDLCLGCLTGVYPVEIPGEECKRRQLTLNQF from the coding sequence TTGCGTGAATCCTGTGGAATTGTCGGTCTCGCATTAAATGATAGGGAATCGGATAACGCTGCATTACCGATTTATTATGCATTATATGCCCTGCAGCATAGGGGCCAGGAATCCACAGGTATTACTGTTCATGATGGTAAAAGTGCCGGGACCCTCAAAGGTATGGGGCTTGTGCCTGATGTTTTTAAGAAGTATAACCTTGGCGACCTGAAAGGTTTTGTGGGCATCGGGCATGTAAGGTATTCTACAACCGGTGATTCCACTATAGAAAACAGCCAGCCCCTGATAGTGAATTTCATGGACCGGACCATTGCCATAGCCCATAATGGTAACCTGGTCAATAGTGCGGACCTTGTAGCAGAGTTCGAGGCTAAAGGCCAGGTATTCCTCACTTCATCGGATACCGAAGTTATAGCCCGCCTGCTGGTCAAGGAACTTCTTAGAACTGATATTCTGGGTGCAGTCGAGGAAGTCATGAAAAGACTGGTGGGTTCATACAGCCTTACCATCCTTGTGGATGATACGTTAGTGGTCGTAAGGGACCCCCTTGGTTTCAAACCATTATGCTTGGGTGAGTTGGACGGGGGATATGTGGTCACATCTGAAAGTGCTGCTATTGATACCATTGGCGGTAAGCTTATTCGTGATGTACGGCCCGGAGAGGTCCTGATATTCAAGGACGGCAGATATTCCAGCCACCATTTGTTCAAGACAAAGAACACTGCCCATTGTGTGTTCGAATACATCTATTTTGCCCGCGCTGATTCTATTATTGACGGGCAGCTTGTCTACCAGACCAGGATACGCATTGGTGAGAGGCTGCTGGATGAACATGCCATTGATGCCGATATTATTTCACCGGTCCCGGATAGCGGTATAACTTTCGCCATCGGGTACAGTAAGAAATCGGGTATTGATTATATAGAAGGCCTGATGAAGAACAGGTATATTGGCAGGACCTTTATCATGCCGGACCAGAAAATGCGGGAGACTGCGGTCAGGCTGAAGCTCAATACCATCAGGCAGAATCTTGAAGGTAAGAAGGTTATATTGATGGATGACAGCATTGTCAGGGGTACAACTTCCCGGCGTATTGTGGATATGGTGCGCAAGGCAGGTGCTGAGGAGGTGCATACACGTATAGGCAGCCCGCCTATTGTGTCGCCCTGTTATCTCGGTATCGATATGGCAACCAGGGAAGAACTGGTAGCAGCCCATAAGACCGTGGCAGGTGTGGAAGCGGTCATCAATGCTGACAGCCTGGGATATGTGAGCGTGGAAGGACTGGTGGAAGCTGTCGGAATACCCGCGGATGACCTGTGTCTTGGCTGCCTGACAGGCGTGTATCCGGTGGAGATACCGGGTGAGGAATGCAAGAGGCGCCAGTTGACCCTCAACCAATTCTAA